The Cinclus cinclus chromosome 3, bCinCin1.1, whole genome shotgun sequence genome has a window encoding:
- the GALM gene encoding galactose mutarotase, translating into MTTVRREAFGRMPPEEGGGEVEKFVLQSDSVRVEILSFGCIITTLETKDRDGQFSDVVLGFDTLEGYTRKHPFFGAVVGRVANRIANGRFNLDGKEYQLFINNGPNSLHGGAKGFDKVLWSPQVLPNGVRFFRLSPDGEEGYPGDLKVWVTYTLSGRELAINYQAQTSKTTPISLTNHAYFNLAGQGSQDIYDHEISIEADSYLPVDDTKIPTGEVAAVQGTGFDLRQPVELGKHLEKFHLDGFDHNFCLHEGQDRHLVARVLHPPTGRTMEIHTTQPGIQFYTGNNLDGSLKGKGAATYPKHSAFCLETQNWPDAVNKPHFPSVLLHPGEEYNHTTWLVFNTA; encoded by the exons ATGACAACGGTGCGGAGAGAGGCGTTCGGGCGGATGCCCCCGGAGGAGGGAGGCGGAGAGGTGGAGAAGTTCGTCTTACAGTCGGACAGCGTGAGAGTGGAGATCCTGTCTTTTGGGTGCATCATCACCACGCTGGAGACAAAAGACAGGGATGGGCAGTTTTCAGATGTTGTCCTAGGATTTGACACTTTAGAAG GTTACACAAGGAAGCACCCGTTCTTTGGTGCCGTCGTGGGCCGTGTTGCCAACAGGATTGCAAACGGGAGGTTCAACCTGGACGGGAAGGAGTATCAGCTCTTCATCAACAATGGGCCCAACAGCCTGCATGGAGGAGCCAAGGGATTTGACAAG GTTCTCTGGAGCCCCCAGGTGCTCCCAAACGGCGTCCGCTTCTTCCGGCTCAGCCCCGACGGCGAGGAAGGCTACCCTGGTGACCTGAAAGTCTGGGTGACCTACACCCTCAGTGGCAGGGAGCTGGCCATCAACTACCAGGCCCAGACCAGCAAGACAACCCCCATCAGCCTGACAAACCATGCGTACTTCAACCTGGCAGGGCAG GGCTCCCAGGATATCTATGACCACGAGATCTCCATTGAAGCAGATTCCTACCTGCCTGTGGATGACACCAAGATCCCTACTG GGGAGGTGGCTGCCGTGCAGGGCACTGGATTTGATCTCCGGCAGCCTGTGGAGCTGGGAAAGCACTTGGAGAAGTTTCATCTGGATGGTTTCGACCACAACTTTTGCCTGCATGAGGGGCAGGACCGACACCTCGTGGCCAG GGTTTTGCACCCGCCCACCGGCAGGACCATGGAGATTCACACCACCCAGCCTGGCATTCAGTTTTACACTGGGAACAACCTGGATGGCTCCCTGAAGGGCAAAGGTGCTGCCACGTACCCCAAGCACTCGGCTTTCTGCCTGGAAACCCAGAACTGGCCCGATGCCGTTAACAAG CCTCACTTCCCCAGTGTCCTGCTCCATCCGGGTGAGGAATACAACCACACCACGTGGCTCGTGTTCAACACTGCTTGA